Proteins from a single region of Bacteroidota bacterium:
- a CDS encoding GHKL domain-containing protein has translation MGQIDSALYYAKKALEDDNRFGGLDRVSQAYNTLYLLYKEQENKDSMFTYLRLSKTLDDSLNRVEKEKIYAYQNIGFNEQIKIKDQENERIEKENTIRIYVLLIGIGVFMLIAFLLYRNNRNRKKATELLQKQKTEIEVQKKNVEITLSELKSAQSQLIQSEKMASLGELTAGIAHEIQNPLNFVNNFSEVNSELIDELKTELAIGNKQQAIELADDIKANEEKINHHGKRADAIVKGMLQHSRSSTGKKELTDINSLCDEYLRLSYHGLRAKDKTFNATMKTDFDQTLEKINIIPQDIGRVILNVLTNAFYAVSEKKKQLGDGYEPTVLINTRKVNKHIEIHVNDNGNGIPQKVLDKIFQPFFTTKPTGQGTGLGLSLSYDIVKAHGGELKVETKEGEGSTFIISITQ, from the coding sequence ATGGGCCAGATAGATAGCGCTTTGTATTATGCCAAAAAAGCTTTGGAAGATGATAATAGATTTGGCGGTTTGGACAGAGTAAGCCAGGCATATAACACATTGTACCTTTTATATAAAGAACAGGAAAATAAAGACAGTATGTTTACATACCTGCGGCTTTCCAAAACCTTAGATGACAGTTTAAACAGAGTAGAAAAAGAAAAAATATATGCATACCAAAATATAGGATTTAATGAACAGATAAAAATAAAAGACCAGGAAAATGAACGCATTGAAAAGGAGAACACTATTAGAATTTATGTATTGCTAATTGGTATCGGAGTTTTTATGTTGATAGCATTTCTATTGTATAGAAATAACAGGAACCGAAAAAAAGCAACCGAGCTTTTGCAAAAGCAAAAAACAGAAATAGAAGTACAGAAAAAAAATGTAGAAATAACATTATCTGAATTAAAGTCTGCCCAATCCCAACTCATTCAGTCAGAAAAAATGGCAAGCCTTGGTGAACTTACCGCAGGCATTGCACATGAAATTCAAAACCCATTAAACTTCGTGAATAATTTTAGTGAAGTGAATTCAGAATTGATTGATGAATTAAAAACAGAATTAGCAATTGGCAATAAGCAACAAGCAATAGAATTAGCAGATGATATAAAAGCAAATGAAGAAAAAATAAATCATCACGGCAAAAGAGCTGATGCTATTGTAAAAGGAATGTTGCAACATTCAAGAAGTAGCACAGGAAAAAAAGAACTTACTGACATTAATTCGTTGTGTGATGAATATTTACGATTGAGTTATCATGGTTTAAGAGCAAAGGATAAAACGTTTAATGCTACAATGAAAACGGATTTTGATCAAACTCTTGAAAAAATAAATATAATCCCGCAAGATATTGGAAGAGTTATTTTGAATGTATTAACTAATGCATTTTATGCTGTAAGCGAAAAGAAAAAACAGTTAGGAGATGGATATGAACCCACCGTTTTAATAAATACAAGGAAAGTGAATAAGCATATTGAGATACATGTAAATGATAATGGAAATGGTATTCCTCAAAAAGTATTAGATAAAATTTTTCAACCCTTCTTTACCACAAAACCTACCGGGCAGGGAACAGGTTTGGGATTGAGTTTAAGTTATGATATTGTTAAAGCACATGGCGGGGAATTAAAAGTGGAGACCAAAGAAGGTGAAGGATCAACTTTTATAATTTCAATCACTCAATAA
- a CDS encoding response regulator, with amino-acid sequence MKILVVDDEHDIQVLFEQRFRKEIKNGEMEFAFAFSGEEALSYLGELHQEAVLILSDINMPGMSGLELLEKIKTKYHEPPPVVMMITAYGDAENFNIAKRLGADDFLTKPVDFIALKEKLKSRLV; translated from the coding sequence ATGAAAATCCTAGTAGTAGATGATGAGCATGATATTCAAGTACTATTTGAACAACGATTTCGCAAGGAAATAAAAAATGGCGAAATGGAATTTGCGTTTGCTTTTTCGGGAGAAGAAGCCTTGAGCTATTTGGGAGAATTGCATCAAGAAGCCGTTTTGATATTATCTGATATTAATATGCCGGGAATGAGCGGCTTGGAATTGTTGGAAAAAATAAAAACCAAATATCACGAACCGCCACCGGTGGTGATGATGATTACTGCTTATGGTGATGCTGAAAACTTCAATATTGCAAAACGGTTGGGTGCTGATGATTTTTTAACCAAGCCTGTTGACTTTATTGCATTAAAAGAAAAACTTAAATCCAGATTAGTATGA
- a CDS encoding response regulator, translating into MTKILVADDELDLQVLIQQKFRQKIRDHQYEFVFALNGKDALIKMSENPDIDIVLSDINMPEMDGLTLLTKLSELRPLAKTVMVSAYGDMENIRTAMNRGAFDFVTKPVNFEDLSLTIEKTIIHVRQMQQTLQAIKENNILKMYVDENVLTFMESKEFENSLTDNETIEATVAFIDICSFTNISESAKPDVVVKLLNNYFDVMVKEIIAQNGYIDKFIGDAIMAVFRGDFHLDRAIDACLAVREKINALPALSEIDSYKPQVSIGINSGEMISGNIGSANLKRLDYTVIGDSVNTSQRLQSIAEPGNIIISESSYEKVKQSFNCVKVGEVSLKHKANPVTIYNVIS; encoded by the coding sequence ATGACAAAAATTTTAGTTGCAGATGATGAACTTGATCTTCAGGTTTTAATCCAACAAAAATTCCGTCAGAAAATACGGGATCATCAATATGAATTTGTATTTGCTTTAAACGGTAAAGATGCTTTAATTAAAATGTCCGAAAATCCCGATATTGATATTGTACTTAGCGATATTAATATGCCTGAAATGGATGGACTTACTCTATTGACAAAACTCAGTGAATTGCGACCACTTGCAAAAACAGTTATGGTTTCTGCTTATGGCGATATGGAGAATATTCGTACTGCCATGAATCGTGGTGCTTTTGATTTTGTAACCAAGCCGGTAAATTTTGAAGACCTTTCACTCACCATAGAGAAAACAATTATTCACGTGCGACAAATGCAACAAACGCTTCAAGCTATTAAGGAAAATAATATTCTAAAAATGTATGTAGATGAAAATGTACTTACATTCATGGAAAGTAAAGAGTTTGAAAATTCACTTACAGATAATGAAACCATAGAAGCAACAGTTGCATTTATAGATATATGCAGTTTCACCAATATTAGTGAATCTGCCAAACCGGATGTAGTTGTGAAATTGCTGAATAATTATTTTGATGTAATGGTGAAAGAAATAATTGCGCAAAATGGTTATATAGATAAATTTATTGGCGATGCAATTATGGCTGTATTCCGTGGCGATTTTCATTTAGATCGTGCGATTGATGCCTGCCTTGCAGTACGTGAAAAAATTAATGCATTACCTGCTTTATCAGAAATTGATTCCTATAAACCGCAAGTGTCCATTGGCATTAATAGTGGAGAAATGATTTCGGGAAATATCGGTTCGGCAAATCTCAAACGTTTGGATTATACAGTAATCGGCGACTCAGTGAATACATCTCAGCGATTGCAATCAATCGCTGAACCAGGAAATATTATCATCAGTGAATCTTCTTATGAAAAAGTAAAACAATCCTTCAATTGTGTAAAAGTGGGTGAAGTAAGTTTAAAACATAAAGCAAATCCAGTAACTATTTATAACGTTATCAGCTAA
- a CDS encoding glycosyltransferase family 4 protein encodes MRIGIDAKRIFHNATGLGNGNRTLIQMLIDHHPEHDYVLFTNGIKINPHIRGNSEVFKYTGAFKGLWRSRGIAKDLIKKQIDLFVGPSNEIPFTLKNIDMPSIVLMHDIIFKRYPNQYPLFDRVVYNFKSKYACKNASHIVAASETTKQDIIEYYNISPDRISVIYQSCDASYFQNLNRFQIQTVKDKYALPEKFILNVGSVIERKNLLNVCKAFLLIPEADRIPVVVIGKGKAYEKQVKDFIRINNLEQWFVFLTNVPNADLPPIYHLAECTIYPSYCEGFGIPVLESMVCGVPVITSNISSMPEVAGDAAVYFDPYDAKSIADAIMQVHSDPDLRNTMIEKGRRQVKKFTGTDLADQWNTVFRKVNSEQQRISA; translated from the coding sequence ATGCGTATAGGGATAGATGCAAAACGTATTTTTCATAATGCCACAGGTTTAGGCAACGGTAATCGCACATTAATTCAGATGTTGATAGACCATCATCCGGAACATGATTATGTGTTATTTACTAATGGCATTAAAATAAATCCGCATATACGAGGTAATTCCGAAGTGTTTAAATATACAGGCGCATTCAAAGGCTTGTGGCGCAGCAGAGGAATTGCAAAGGATTTAATAAAAAAACAAATTGATCTTTTTGTGGGACCCTCCAATGAAATTCCATTTACTTTAAAAAATATTGACATGCCATCTATAGTGTTGATGCATGATATTATATTTAAAAGATATCCAAATCAATACCCGTTATTTGATAGAGTAGTTTATAATTTTAAATCCAAATATGCTTGCAAAAATGCATCGCATATTGTAGCCGCAAGTGAAACAACAAAACAGGATATTATTGAATACTATAATATTTCTCCGGATAGAATTTCTGTGATCTATCAAAGTTGTGATGCTTCTTATTTTCAGAATCTAAACAGATTTCAAATACAAACAGTTAAAGACAAGTATGCTTTGCCGGAGAAATTTATTTTAAATGTGGGTTCGGTAATTGAAAGAAAAAATTTGTTGAATGTATGTAAGGCATTTTTGTTAATTCCGGAAGCAGATAGAATACCTGTTGTAGTAATTGGAAAAGGAAAAGCATATGAAAAGCAGGTAAAGGATTTTATAAGAATAAATAATCTTGAACAATGGTTTGTATTTCTTACCAATGTCCCTAATGCAGATTTACCTCCAATTTATCATCTTGCAGAATGCACTATTTATCCTTCTTATTGCGAGGGATTTGGAATACCTGTTTTGGAAAGTATGGTGTGTGGAGTGCCGGTAATCACAAGCAATATTTCATCAATGCCGGAAGTGGCGGGCGATGCTGCAGTCTATTTTGATCCTTATGACGCAAAGAGTATTGCAGATGCAATTATGCAGGTACATAGCGATCCTGATTTAAGAAATACGATGATTGAAAAAGGCAGAAGGCAAGTCAAGAAATTTACAGGAACTGATTTAGCTGATCAATGGAATACTGTATTCAGAAAAGTCAATTCAGAACAACAACGCATTTCAGCTTAA
- a CDS encoding T9SS type A sorting domain-containing protein — protein MKTSTPLLHLSLITLLCLNINNVHAISCDAGEVGVVILIDPDSWPAETSWAITDADGVIIAEGDAESDSLCVAEGTCYTFHLYDSYGDGIYTPHGVELFYDGALLATFTGDFDYSTSIDMGCPPGTSCSSAFDVTTGTYTASAPNTWYKFIPEEFGTYQITTCDLENTCNTQIWVYDHCAGLIPSEFAEGTTYYNDDWCDEQSFISGIFETEKEYYIRIGDIETSCEGSEINWQITYIGPPSGCTDPYACNYSPLAVIDDGSCIYPGDPDCPLGPDLTLDSTYFDGLPYFSSDFSIESYNADWDDCAFEEACVTGVGTRYVLKFGVKIDNIGDVDYHLGSPGDGAPGFIYSPCHGHWHYADYGEYILYDEFGNEIPSGHKNGYAVMDVGCFDGTPKYGGGNMGISAGCYDIYGRGTSCQWVDLTDIPDGNYTLVARVNWLNNPDADGNTEINLSNNWTSVCINLERDAPGDMPTVTRVDSCAPYYDCYGEIFGSAKYDCNGECNGFARVGDLNADTARTAVDVDEYIERILSNTIIAASCNDANGDGDIDVYDAAIVDGCAWQEAGVTHIINLCNMPYGFLNTSDTVTFNIGEINTAEEYIDIYAKNMTADILGFQLSLDGLIIDSIEKLAPSIETSDFQIQHSDKEIIGLGYNEQGFIKNITPLPLFRIYFTTIYPTTICIDYVTTAINEDYHEVVALKNDACYTLTSINDLVYSTDLLNINIYPHPITEQSVFSFNNYLHTDFSLYLYDFTGRLLREYPTTSDDEFIINKEELPSGMYIYKLKSEQISSQGKFIIQ, from the coding sequence ATGAAAACTTCTACTCCTCTTTTACATCTCTCACTGATTACGCTGTTATGTTTAAATATAAATAATGTGCATGCTATTTCCTGCGATGCTGGTGAAGTAGGTGTTGTTATTTTAATTGATCCGGATTCTTGGCCTGCAGAAACATCCTGGGCTATTACGGATGCCGATGGAGTTATTATAGCAGAGGGCGATGCTGAAAGTGATAGCTTATGTGTTGCAGAAGGCACGTGTTATACATTTCATTTGTACGATAGTTATGGTGATGGAATTTATACACCACATGGAGTTGAATTATTTTATGATGGTGCACTACTCGCAACATTTACCGGCGACTTTGATTATTCTACTTCAATAGATATGGGCTGTCCTCCGGGCACTTCTTGTAGCTCTGCATTTGATGTTACAACAGGAACATATACCGCATCTGCTCCGAATACATGGTATAAATTTATACCTGAAGAATTTGGGACTTATCAAATAACTACTTGCGATTTAGAAAATACTTGCAATACACAAATTTGGGTGTATGATCATTGTGCAGGATTAATACCTTCTGAGTTTGCAGAAGGAACTACTTATTACAATGATGATTGGTGTGATGAACAATCTTTTATCAGTGGAATATTTGAAACGGAAAAAGAATATTATATCCGTATCGGTGATATAGAAACTTCTTGTGAGGGTTCCGAAATTAATTGGCAGATAACTTATATAGGTCCACCTTCTGGTTGTACAGATCCTTATGCATGTAATTATTCTCCACTTGCAGTTATTGATGATGGCTCTTGTATTTATCCCGGCGATCCGGATTGTCCGCTTGGTCCTGACTTAACTCTTGACTCAACATATTTTGATGGATTACCATACTTCAGTTCAGATTTTAGCATTGAATCGTATAATGCAGATTGGGATGATTGTGCTTTTGAAGAGGCTTGTGTTACAGGTGTAGGTACTCGTTATGTTTTAAAATTTGGTGTGAAGATCGATAATATAGGAGATGTGGATTATCATCTTGGTTCACCGGGTGATGGCGCTCCGGGATTTATTTATAGTCCGTGTCATGGTCATTGGCATTATGCTGATTATGGTGAATATATTTTGTATGATGAGTTTGGAAATGAAATTCCTTCAGGACATAAAAATGGGTATGCAGTTATGGATGTCGGTTGTTTTGATGGTACTCCAAAATATGGTGGAGGCAATATGGGAATCTCCGCCGGATGTTATGATATTTATGGTCGAGGTACCAGTTGTCAATGGGTCGATTTAACTGATATTCCTGATGGTAATTATACATTGGTTGCAAGAGTTAACTGGCTGAATAATCCGGATGCAGATGGCAATACAGAAATAAATCTCTCTAATAATTGGACTAGCGTATGTATCAATCTTGAAAGAGATGCGCCGGGTGATATGCCAACAGTTACAAGGGTGGATAGCTGTGCACCCTATTATGATTGTTATGGTGAAATTTTTGGTTCGGCAAAATATGATTGTAATGGCGAATGTAATGGCTTTGCACGAGTTGGTGATTTAAATGCAGATACTGCCAGAACTGCTGTGGATGTGGATGAATATATAGAAAGAATTTTATCAAATACGATTATTGCAGCTTCTTGTAATGATGCAAATGGTGATGGTGATATAGATGTTTATGATGCGGCAATTGTTGATGGTTGTGCTTGGCAGGAAGCTGGTGTTACGCATATTATTAATTTATGCAATATGCCTTACGGATTTTTAAATACTAGTGATACAGTAACTTTCAATATTGGAGAAATAAATACAGCAGAAGAATATATTGATATCTATGCAAAAAATATGACTGCGGATATTTTAGGATTTCAATTATCCTTAGATGGACTTATAATTGATTCAATAGAAAAGCTTGCACCATCTATTGAAACAAGTGATTTTCAAATTCAACACAGTGATAAAGAAATTATCGGATTGGGTTATAATGAGCAAGGCTTTATCAAAAATATTACACCACTGCCCTTATTCAGAATATATTTCACTACAATCTATCCTACTACTATTTGCATTGATTATGTAACTACAGCAATTAATGAAGACTATCATGAAGTAGTAGCATTAAAAAATGATGCATGTTATACACTCACCAGCATTAACGATTTAGTATATAGTACTGACTTATTAAATATCAATATATATCCGCATCCGATAACCGAACAATCTGTGTTTAGTTTTAATAATTATCTGCATACAGATTTTTCATTATACCTGTATGATTTTACCGGAAGATTATTGCGGGAATATCCTACCACTTCCGATGATGAATTTATAATTAATAAAGAGGAGCTTCCTTCCGGTATGTATATTTATAAATTAAAAAGCGAACAAATTTCCAGTCAAGGGAAATTTATAATTCAATAG
- a CDS encoding nitroreductase family protein — MKKYPFISYHHATYSNKEMEERSKTFYAFMQKRRSVRMFSSDPIPDEVINNIIMTASTAPSGANKQPWTYCIVTNQELKHAIRMAAEKEEKESYDRRMPADWLEDLAPLGTDWHKEFLEIAPVLIVVFKRNYEIVDGRKKNNYYVSESVGLSCGMLLAAIHNAGLIALTHTPSPMNFLKELLKRPENESPYLLIPVGKPHPETTVPDIQRKKMESVMITY, encoded by the coding sequence ATGAAGAAATATCCATTTATCTCCTATCATCATGCAACATACTCCAATAAAGAAATGGAGGAGAGAAGCAAAACTTTTTATGCATTTATGCAGAAGAGAAGATCGGTGAGAATGTTTAGCAGCGACCCCATTCCTGATGAAGTAATTAATAATATTATTATGACAGCATCCACTGCTCCATCAGGTGCAAATAAACAACCCTGGACTTATTGTATCGTTACGAATCAAGAATTAAAACATGCAATTCGAATGGCTGCCGAGAAAGAAGAAAAAGAAAGTTATGATAGGCGCATGCCTGCCGATTGGTTAGAGGATCTTGCTCCATTAGGTACGGATTGGCATAAAGAATTTTTGGAAATTGCGCCTGTATTAATCGTGGTTTTTAAACGTAATTATGAAATAGTGGATGGACGTAAAAAGAATAATTATTATGTAAGCGAATCTGTGGGACTCTCCTGCGGAATGTTGTTGGCGGCAATTCATAATGCGGGATTAATTGCACTTACACATACACCAAGTCCGATGAATTTTCTGAAAGAATTATTGAAGCGACCTGAAAATGAAAGTCCATATTTATTAATACCTGTTGGTAAACCACATCCTGAAACTACAGTGCCTGATATTCAAAGAAAAAAAATGGAAAGTGTGATGATAACGTATTAA
- a CDS encoding YigZ family protein, with the protein MQLSNQYRTINTNSEGSYSELSSKFLAFAYPINSESDINTYRTQLKKLHHKAVHIVFAYRLGINNEIEKSSDDGEPAGSSGLPVLNVLRSHQLTNIAICVVRYYGGKKLGIPGLIRAYKTAAENAIENNTVIIKDIFHHYSVSVEEQYFNNLIHALNQMGASVFEIEYGTQCNFNIRIKAEQKENLETLIEKFWQAELTMVKGE; encoded by the coding sequence ATGCAATTATCCAATCAATATAGAACCATCAATACTAATTCAGAAGGAAGTTATTCAGAATTGTCTAGTAAGTTTCTTGCATTTGCTTATCCCATTAATTCTGAAAGTGATATTAATACTTATAGAACTCAATTAAAAAAATTACATCATAAAGCAGTGCATATTGTGTTTGCTTATCGCTTGGGTATAAATAATGAAATAGAAAAAAGCAGCGATGATGGTGAGCCTGCAGGTTCGTCTGGCTTACCTGTTCTTAATGTATTGCGCAGTCATCAACTCACCAATATTGCGATTTGTGTTGTACGTTATTATGGTGGAAAAAAATTAGGTATCCCCGGACTTATTCGTGCATATAAAACAGCAGCCGAAAATGCAATTGAAAATAATACAGTAATTATTAAAGATATTTTTCATCACTATTCCGTTTCTGTTGAAGAGCAATATTTTAATAATCTCATTCATGCACTCAACCAAATGGGTGCATCTGTTTTTGAAATAGAATATGGTACTCAATGTAATTTCAATATTCGAATTAAGGCAGAACAAAAAGAAAATTTGGAAACTTTAATTGAAAAATTTTGGCAGGCAGAATTGACTATGGTGAAGGGTGAATAA